In Vigna radiata var. radiata cultivar VC1973A chromosome 3, Vradiata_ver6, whole genome shotgun sequence, the following proteins share a genomic window:
- the LOC106757157 gene encoding PAN domain-containing protein At5g03700 — MPTLMFNMFAAHQPWFMVIVLLSIEIITSRCSSTTQELHTGFSATPDSSTPSFQPLLTDPSGNFSLGFLRVNRNQLALAILHVPSSDPFWVANPTRAASWSDNTRLLFNGSLVLSDSETGVSWSTATNGDRAVLLNTSNLQVQTQGSPLWESFDFPTNTIVQGQNFTSKMSLLSSNGLYSMRLGSDYMGLYEGNGDLYWKRTVLETKAEVKEGKGPIYARVNPEGYLGMYQTNDEKPADVQKFNSFQQAVTAASFLFVRMEQDGNLKGYYWDGSKWLINYQAISETCELPRSCGSYGLCTPGVSGCSCLDNQTRFEEGGCFNDVGGELCGEEGIGGSRNGYWVLRKTGVEPPHKELLSHVTKSSLAECEEFCEKNCSCWGALYNNGTGFCYMLDSPIGTLLGSGDATKVGYFKVKKGERENKRVWVRVGIVITVLVMVGIIVVGTGLCVRRWKRRRGVKEEDWASPGPYKNLGSASFRSIEMSNR, encoded by the coding sequence ATGCCAACTCTGATGTTCAACATGTTCGCGGCTCATCAGCCTTGGTTTATGGTCATTGTACTTCTGTCTATCGAGATCATCACCTCCAGATGCAGTTCCACCACGCAAGAGCTTCACACGGGCTTCTCAGCCACACCAGACTCTTCAACGCCGTCGTTTCAGCCACTTCTCACTGACCCCAGCGGAAACTTTTCTCTGGGCTTCCTCCGCGTCAACCGAAACCAGCTGGCACTAGCCATCCTTCACGTCCCATCCTCGGACCCTTTCTGGGTGGCCAACCCAACCCGCGCAGCTTCCTGGTCCGACAACACGCGCCTCCTCTTCAATGGTAGTCTCGTGCTGTCGGACTCCGAAACGGGCGTTTCGTGGTCAACCGCCACAAACGGAGACCGTGCCGTGCTCCTCAACACCTCCAACTTGCAGGTCCAAACCCAAGGTAGTCCCCTCTGGGAGAGTTTTGACTTTCCAACAAATACCATCGTCCAGGGCCAgaatttcacttccaaaatgTCTTTGTTATCCTCCAACGGATTATATTCGATGCGGTTAGGCAGCGATTATATGGGACTATACGAAGGAAACGGAGATTTATACTGGAAACGCACGGTACTGGAGACGAAAGCGGAAGTGAAGGAAGGTAAGGGACCGATTTACGCCCGAGTCAACCCGGAGGGTTACCTCGGGATGTATCAGACAAACGACGAGAAACCCGCGGATGTTCAAAAGTTCAACAGCTTTCAACAGGCTGTCACCGCGGCGTCGTTTTTGTTCGTGCGGATGGAACAGGACGGGAATTTGAAAGGTTATTACTGGGACGGTTCCAAGTGGCTAATTAACTACCAGGCTATTTCTGAGACCTGCGAACTCCCCCGCTCCTGCGGTTCCTACGGTTTGTGCACGCCCGGCGTGTCTGGATGCTCCTGCTTAGATAACCAGACCCGGTTCGAAGAGGGTGGGTGTTTCAACGATGTTGGTGGAGAGTTGTGTGGGGAAGAAGGGATTGGTGGGAGTAGAAACGGTTACTGGGTGCTGAGAAAGACCGGCGTGGAGCCACCGCATAAGGAGCTCCTTAGCCACGTAACGAAGTCGTCTTTGGCGGAATGCGAGGAGTTCTGCGAGAAGAACTGTAGCTGTTGGGGAGCGCTGTATAACAACGGCACCGGGTTTTGCTACATGTTGGATAGTCCGATCGGAACATTGTTGGGTAGCGGAGATGCGACAAAAGTGGGgtatttcaaagttaaaaaagggGAACGAGAAAATAAACGGGTTTGGGTACGGGTCGGAATTGTGATTACGGTTTTGGTAATGGTTGGGATTATTGTTGTTGGGACGGGGCTTTGTGTGAGACGAtggaaaaggagaagaggagTGAAGGAAGAAGATTGGGCCTCGCCCGGCCCGTATAAAAATCTTGGATCTGCGAGTTTTAGATCCATCGAAATGAGCAATAGATAA